A portion of the Candidatus Eisenbacteria bacterium genome contains these proteins:
- a CDS encoding archease, whose amino-acid sequence MKNGTDRESARWLEHDADVLLEVTALSRERLFALAAETLARSMLDEDPPSGSSRRTVRLAGDDPEALLVSWLNEVIYLVTGRVFFPSAVRRVAISEGAMTAEIGGIEGGPRFPSLAREVKAATFHGLEIVEKSGTWRAVILFDV is encoded by the coding sequence ATGAAGAACGGGACGGATCGGGAGTCCGCGCGCTGGCTCGAGCACGACGCGGATGTTCTCCTCGAGGTGACGGCGCTCTCGCGGGAGCGTCTCTTCGCTCTCGCGGCGGAGACGCTCGCGCGCTCGATGCTCGACGAGGATCCGCCCTCGGGGTCGAGCCGGCGCACGGTTCGCCTCGCGGGGGACGATCCGGAGGCGCTCCTCGTCTCCTGGTTGAACGAGGTGATCTATCTCGTGACCGGCCGCGTGTTCTTTCCATCGGCCGTCCGACGCGTCGCGATCTCCGAGGGGGCGATGACCGCGGAGATCGGGGGGATCGAGGGAGGCCCCCGCTTTCCTTCGCTCGCGCGCGAGGTGAAGGCGGCGACCTTTCACGGCCTCGAGATCGTCGAGAAGAGCGGGACATGGCGGGCTGTGATTTTATTTGATGTGTGA
- a CDS encoding RtcB family protein codes for MAELIPSGAYRWRLEKKGGMRVPGVIYADRGALEKIRKDRSLEQVANVAHLPGIIERSLAMPDIHWGYGFPIGGVAAMDLDEGVISPGGVGYDINCGVRLALVNLDREEVAPHADALASALFARVPCGVGGGGDLRLNNKEMAAVLREGARWTAARGAGRAEDIERTEESGCLSLADPDAVSERAIERGRDQVGTLGSGNHFLEVGYVETVYEPEVAEVFGLREGGGTLLIHCGSRGLGHQVATDFLQAMQKPGREKIAIPDRQLACVPIRSSTGGRYLAAMSAAANFAWANRQYLLHLSREVFARLFPGSDLRLLYDVSHNIAKIETHRVGRDERRLCVHRKGATRSFPAGHPDVPEAFRRVGQPVLIPGDMRSGSYVLVGTEKAMEETFGSTCHGAGRLKSRSEAKRVVRLGDLERSLEEEGIRFRARSRGTLVEEAPEAYKEIDEVVNVVHGAGLSRKVARLRPLAVIKG; via the coding sequence ATGGCCGAGCTGATTCCGAGCGGAGCGTACCGTTGGCGCCTGGAGAAGAAGGGCGGGATGCGGGTTCCGGGAGTGATCTACGCCGACCGCGGGGCTCTCGAAAAAATCCGGAAGGACCGGAGCCTCGAGCAGGTCGCCAACGTAGCGCACCTTCCCGGCATCATCGAGCGCTCGCTCGCGATGCCGGACATCCACTGGGGGTACGGCTTTCCGATCGGCGGCGTGGCGGCGATGGACCTCGACGAGGGGGTCATCTCGCCGGGGGGCGTCGGCTACGACATCAACTGCGGGGTTCGTCTCGCACTCGTCAATCTCGATCGCGAGGAGGTCGCGCCGCACGCGGACGCCCTCGCGTCGGCGCTTTTCGCGCGCGTTCCCTGCGGCGTCGGCGGCGGAGGGGACCTCAGGCTGAACAATAAGGAGATGGCGGCGGTGCTGCGCGAAGGAGCCCGCTGGACGGCGGCGCGGGGGGCAGGGCGTGCGGAAGACATCGAGAGGACCGAGGAGAGCGGCTGCCTATCGCTCGCCGACCCGGACGCCGTGAGCGAGCGCGCGATCGAGCGGGGGCGCGACCAGGTGGGAACGCTCGGCTCGGGCAACCACTTTCTCGAGGTCGGTTACGTCGAGACGGTTTACGAGCCGGAGGTCGCCGAGGTCTTCGGTCTCCGCGAGGGGGGGGGGACCCTTCTCATCCATTGCGGATCGCGCGGCCTGGGGCACCAGGTGGCGACCGATTTCCTCCAAGCGATGCAGAAGCCGGGGCGGGAGAAGATCGCGATTCCGGATCGCCAGCTCGCCTGCGTGCCGATTCGGTCCTCGACCGGCGGGCGCTATCTGGCCGCGATGTCGGCGGCCGCGAACTTCGCCTGGGCGAATCGGCAGTATCTTCTCCACCTCTCGCGCGAGGTTTTCGCGCGGCTCTTCCCGGGATCCGATCTTCGTCTTCTTTACGACGTATCCCATAACATCGCGAAGATTGAGACCCATAGGGTCGGACGGGATGAGCGACGTCTCTGCGTGCACCGGAAGGGGGCGACTCGCTCCTTCCCCGCGGGGCACCCCGACGTCCCGGAAGCCTTCCGCCGCGTCGGGCAGCCGGTGCTCATCCCGGGCGACATGCGGTCGGGGTCGTATGTTCTGGTCGGCACCGAGAAGGCGATGGAGGAAACGTTCGGCAGCACGTGCCACGGAGCGGGGCGTCTGAAAAGCCGCTCCGAGGCGAAGCGAGTGGTGCGTCTCGGCGATCTGGAGAGAAGCTTGGAGGAGGAAGGGATCCGTTTCCGCGCGCGGTCGAGGGGCACGCTTGTCGAGGAGGCGCCCGAGGCGTACAAGGAGATCGACGAGGTGGTGAACGTGGTGCACGGCGCGGGTCTTTCCAGGAAGGTGGCGCGCCTTCGCCCCCTCGCGGTCATCAAGG